A region from the Benincasa hispida cultivar B227 chromosome 8, ASM972705v1, whole genome shotgun sequence genome encodes:
- the LOC120083470 gene encoding tetrahydrocannabinolic acid synthase-like has product MKVFPLNPLLTFTNFIIVSSFLVQWTAASSYKHEDFLQCLSIYSRDIPIYTPINSSYSSLLTSYAQNTRFSTQHKTLKPLVIIKPSHISHIQAIVICSKSHGLQIRIRSGGHDTEGLSYISDVPFIVIDLINLKSIEVDTKNNTAWVQSGATIGELYYKIAEKSRTLAFPAGVCPTVGIGGHFSGGGYGWLMRKYGLAADNVMDAYLVDDDGRVFDRETMGEDLFWAIRGGGGGSFGIVVGWKVKLVRVPPIVTTCRLEKSLDKNTKKIVYQWQYVANKMEDTLLIGINLTGGNPTQGVKRNPTASFFSLFLGKTNKLITIMNTTFPELGLTKSNCEETSWIQSTLISAGFTNGEALEVLLAKPPIKTISYKIKSDYVKQPISQQALKGIWERLKSQVTETSQLFLFPYGGKMSKISSSKIPFSHRAEFLYKISYTVGWTEQSIVANERHLNWIRELYDYMTPFVSNSPRAAYINYRDLDIGTNNKYGNTSYKQASIWGLKYFGNNFKRLVQVKTKVDPSNFFRHEQSIPPLSLS; this is encoded by the exons ATGAAGGTTTTTCCTTTAAACCCATTACTTACTTTTACCAACTTCATTATTGTATCTTCATTTTTAGTCCAATGGACAGCAGCTTCATCTTACAAACATGAAGATTTTCTTCAATGTCTCTCCATCTACTCTAGAGACATTCCAATATACACTCCAATCAATTCCTCTTATTCTTCCCTTTTGACATCCTATGCTCAAAACACTAGATTCTCAACACAACACAAAACCCTAAAACCCCTTGTCATCATCAAACCATCTCATATTTCCCACATTCAAGCCATTGTGATTTGCTCCAAAAGCCATGGCTTGCAAATCCGAATCCGAAGCGGAGGCCACGACACGGAGGGCCTTTCTTACATCTCCGACGTTCCGTTTATCGTCATCGACCTAATAAATCTTAAGTCCATTGAAGTTGACACGAAGAACAACACTGCATGGGTTCAGTCTGGTGCAACAATAGGTGAACTCTACTATAAGATCGCTGAGAAAAGTCGAACCCTAGCATTCCCAGCAGGCGTTTGCCCGACGGTGGGCATTGGAGGGCACTTTAGCGGCGGTGGATATGGGTGGTTGATGCGAAAATATGGTCTTGCTGCGGATAATGTTATGGATGCTTACTTGGTTGATGATGATGGGAGGGTTTTCGATAGGGAGACGATGGGGGAGGACTTGTTTTGGGCCATTCGAGGCGGCGGAGGAGGGAGCTTTGGGATCGTGGTAGGGTGGAAGGTGAAACTGGTTAGAGTTCCACCGATTGTGACAACTTGTAGGCTGGAAAAAAGCTTGgacaaaaatacaaagaagaTTGTATATCAATGGCAGTATGTTGCTAACAAAATGGAGGACACTCTACTCATCGGCATCAATTTGACTG GTGGGAATCCAACACAAGGAGTCAAAAGAAATCCAACAGCTTCATTCTTCTCTTTGTTTCTTGGAAAGACAAACAAGCTTATTACAATCATGAACACAACATTCCCTGAGTTAGGGTTGACAAAGTCTAATTGCGAAGAAACAAGTTGGATACAATCAACTCTCATTTCAGCAGGTTTTACAAATGGAGAAGCCTTAGAAGTTTTGCTAGCCAAACCTCCAATCAAAACCATAAGCTACAAAATCAAATCAGACTATGTGAAACAACCCATTTCCCAACAAGCATTAAAGGGAATATGGGAAAGATTAAAATCTCAAGTAACAGAAACATCACAACTTTTTTTGTTTCCTTATGGTGGGAAAATGAGCAAGATTTCTTCATCAAAGATTCCATTTTCACACAGAGCTGAATTTCTATACAAAATCTCATACACTGTTGGGTGGACAGAGCaaagtattgttgcaaatgAAAGACATCTAAATTGGATACGAGAGCTTTATGACTATATGACTCCTTTTGTTTCGAATTCGCCGAGGGCTGCCTATATCAATTATAGAGATCTTGACATTGGAACAAATAATAAGTATGGTAACACGAGCTACAAGCAAGCAAGTATTTGGGGATTGAAGTATTTTGGGAACAATTTCAAAAGGCTTGTGCAGGTTAAAACTAAGGTCGatccttcaaatttctttagGCATGAGCAAAGCATACCTCCTCTCAGTTTGTCATAG